The Drechmeria coniospora strain ARSEF 6962 chromosome 02, whole genome shotgun sequence genome has a segment encoding these proteins:
- a CDS encoding long chain fatty alcohol oxidase, protein MNSTSGPLPSPGRRHRLTRRDFPPQVVQGTACIVRAVRSERYHDRTTFGHSKARKQLEAEQASCKAASPPVTALRSPTSVLRRPTSANMGSPSQAYVATPLPDPPSDDFMSAEQWETFFALLDGILPSISDTAATTKEKTRLVLAKDEFEGLLDRMTSSLPGSVGRDDVRDHLQYRPVDDEEFRLDCLRSLAIAPQRAQLAHILHLLGTHSGSLLMTGYWHPVKEQPAKTREAIVKSWAHSKLLSLRTLAKSLTAAASKAYGITNPYLGSLSGYTDVPRDWKAGAGYDFKFVQVDAGSGVHEITTDVVIVGSGCGGAVSAKNMAEAGHKVLVVDKGYYYPPSQFPMAQKAACSHLFDNAGVYISDDSSTSVLCGGTWGGGGTVNWSVCLRLQRFVREEWAATGLPLFTSSDYDECEDRVWSFIGASKDGIRHNHRNQALLDGAGKLGWKASAVEQNTAGKEHYCGQCHLGCGSGVKRGPTVAWLPAAAEAGAEFMEGFEVRNVTFADDGVTATGVEGVWTSRDAEGQVHRPSSTRTQRTVRIKADKVILSAGSLWTPVILERSGVKNANVGRHLHLHPCNLVTAAFGDDVRPWEGGIITSYSSEFENLDGKGHGVKLEPTCMVPYATLAMQPWHGGLDAKLLALKLRQLNTFIALTRDRDAGRVYADGKTGRPRISYAVSDFDRDHTLEGVQALAKLCYVNGATEIRPHLPGLEAYVADDGGERQRRHVAGTDPEFTDAAFAGWLRQLRRVGNKPPVAIWASAHQMGSCRMGATADAGVVDQSGKVWNTSGLFVADASVFPSASGVNPMVTVMSVADWISRGVARELSLSKKR, encoded by the exons ATGAACTCCACTTCTGGTCCGCTCCCCAGCCCAGGACGTCGACATCGCCTGACCCGACGTGATTTCCCTCCCCAGGTCGTGCAAGGGACGGCTTGCATTGTCCGTGCCGTTCGATCAGAGAGGTACCACGACAGGACCACGTTTGGACATTCAAAGGCACGGAAACAGCTGGAGGCTGAGCAAGCATCGTGCAAGGCCGCCTCACCGCCCGTGACAGCTCTGCGCTCTCCCACCTCGGTCCT ccgacggccaacCTCTGCGAACATGGGCTCTCCCTCGCAAGCGTACGTGGCCACGCCGCTGCCCGACCCTCCCTCGGACGACTTCATGTCGGCGGAACAGTGGGAGACCTTCTTTGCCcttctcgacggcatcctgccctccatctccgacacggcggcgacgacaaaggAAAAGACGAGGCTCGTGCTGGCCAAGGATGAATTCGAGGGGCTGCTGGACCGAATGACGAGCTCGCTGCCCGGATcggtcggccgagacgacgttCGGGATCATCTGCAGTACCgacccgtcgacgacgaagaattTCGCCTCGACTGCCTGCGCTCCCTGGCCATCGCGCCGCAGAGGGCTCAGTTGGCCCACATCTTGCACCTGCTCGG AACCCACTCCGGCAGTCTTCTCATGACGGGCTACTGGCACCCCGTCAAGGAACAGCCGGCCAAGACGCGCGAGGCCATTGTCAAATCGTGGGCCCACTCCAAGCTCCTGAGCCTGCGAACGCTCGCCAAGTCGctcacggcggcggcgagcaaggcgTACGGCATCACCAACCCATACCTCGGCTCGCTGTCCGGGTACACCGACGTCCCCCGCGACTGGAAGGCCGGCGCGGGCTACGACTTCAAGTTCGTGCAAGTCGACGCGGGATCGGGCGTGCACGAAATCACcaccgacgtcgtcatcgtcggatccggctgcggcggtgccgtctcggccaagaacatggccgaggccggccacaaggttctcgtcgtcgacaagggcTACTACTACCCGCCCTCGCAGTTTCCCATGGCGCAGAAGGCGGCCTGCAGCCACCTCTTCGACAACGCCGGCGTCTACATCTCGGACGACAGCAGCACGAGCGTCCTCTGCGGCGGCACCTggggtggcggcggcaccgtcaaCTGGAGCGTCTGCCTCCGGCTGCAACGCTTCGTCCGCGAGGAGTGGGCCGCCACCGGCCTGCCGCTCTTCACCTCGTCCGACTACGACGAGTGCGAGGATCGAGTGTGGAGCTTCATCGGCGCGAGCAAGGACGGCATCCGTCACAACCACCGGAACCAGGCGCTCCTGGACGGAGCCGGCAAGCTCGGGTGGAAGGCGAGTGCCGTCGAGCAGAACACGGCCGGCAAGGAGCACTACTGCGGCCAATGTCACCTGGGCTGCGGCTCAGGCGTGAAGCGAGGCCCGACCGTCGCGTggctgcccgccgccgccgaagcggGTGCCGAGTTCATGGAGGGATTCGAGGTGCGCAACGTCACatttgccgacgacggcgtcacggcgacgggcgtcgagggagtGTGGACTTCGAGGGATGCCGAGGGTCAGGTGCACCGCccgtcgagcacgaggacgCAACGCACCGTGCGAATCAAGGCCGACAAGGTCATCCTCTCGGCGGGCTCCCTTTGGACccccgtcatcctcgagcgGAGTGGCGTCAAG AATGCCAACGTCGGAAGGCACCTGCACCTTCACCCCTGCAACCTCGTCACGGCGGCGTTCGGCGATGACGTGAGGCCATGGGAGGGCGGCATCATCACGAGCTACAGCAGCGAATTCGAgaacctcgacggcaagggccACGGCGTCAAGCTCGAGCCCACATGCATGGTG CCCTACGCGACGCTGGCTATGCAGCCGTGGCACGGGGGGCTCGACGCGAAGCTGCTGGCGCTCAAGCTGCGGCAGCTCAACACCTTCATCGCGCTGACGCGGGACCGGGACGCGGGACGCGTctacgccgacggcaagacggGGCGACCGCGCATCTCGTACGCCGTGTCCGACTTTGACCGCGACCACACGCTTGAGGGCGTGCAGGCGCTGGCCAAGCTCTGCTACGTCAACGGCGCGACGGAGATTCGACCTCACCTGCCCGGGCTCGAAGCGtacgtggccgacgacggcggcgagcggcagAGGAGGCACGTCGCCGGCACGGACCCCGAGTtcaccgacgccgcctttgccggctGGCTTCGGCAGCTGCGCAGGGTCGGCAACAAGCCGCCCGTGGCCATCTGGGCGTCGGCGCACCAGATGGGCTCGTGCCGCATGggcgcgacggccgacgccggcgtcgtggaCCAGAGCGGCAAGGTGTGGAACACCAgcggcctcttcgtcgccgacgcgagCGTGTTCCCGAGCGCCAGCGGCGTCAACCCGATGGTGACGGTCATGTCCGTCGCCGACTGGATCTCGCGGGGCGTGGCGAGGGAGCTGAGCCTGTCGAAGAAACGATGA
- a CDS encoding MedA → MKDGAGGLRPPVRLVAPADEALANSSDVSAVAGYDSTRYQDPSYEQYPAPSYPSQQTDKFAQLNQQSFASNNAVAQYVPAGPTLLSCQPTSGVFGTKVFLRLASQYDLFSMSSPMPYFSLSFGSEKCPVEDVARETHDGTGFVYSCSADAPQPLVAGCGGHGVPLSLVIEGPSGEEISRTDAGSFQYLEGPGDALARTGKMMAKHDAAAATAAGPQDHEPSVSPKTADAPMAPEPAASGGYDYSPPQGQYANDFPQGGGDMMSSYRSANFTTDPHYHHRRSTPAWSGYGGPLGSTGRSTPLDHGRPSLTPLPMATAPAPASGGAPQLIRTSTIANGTASSGPYHSMSLYSSKAVLKIHGKLDSMAENWTQEEWDNRRRIVVFRKTQTGSTLSTTFGAVSVNERPPNSICVSCIWWAEKSECYVTSVDTIHLLEQLVAAPNRFSVEEKNRIRRNLEGFRPMTVSKAKPDSEEFFKIIMGFPNPKPRNIEKDVKVFPWKILEPALKKIIGKYSASPSSTLPPTSMMTPVSAAPYAPLPTPPGQGMASQQSLPPHHGDAQGQYAVHGGHHDSIPSPRSLSGSQASWTPYTTTAGYSTSAARTMSPNMRNASPQQHPPPPMRINTNALPAVSTYDARAVSGGTYGTGGLHTPISHHPSSAATPPRWDATSASYPDGYPGLSAHHAQAGAPVYGANAYGDGAPRA, encoded by the coding sequence ATGAAGGATGGGGCCGGCGGGCTGCGGCCGCCCGTCAGGCTCGTCGCGCCGGCCGATGAAGCATTGGCTAACTCGTCcgacgtctcggccgtcgcagGCTACGATTCGACTCGATATCAGGACCCGTCCTACGAGCAGTACCCGGCACCGTCATATCCCTCGCAGCAGACGGACAAATTCGCCCAGCTGAACCAGCAGTCGTTCGCCTCCAACAATGCCGTCGCCCAATACGTGCCGGCGGGGCCGACGTTGCTCTCGTGCCAACCGACGTCGGGCGTCTTCGGCACCAAGGTCTTCCTCCGGCTCGCCTCGCAGTACGACTTATTCtccatgtcgtcgccgatgccgtaCTTCTCCCTCTCCTTTGGATCGGAGAAGTGtcccgtcgaggacgtgGCCCGCGAGACGCACGACGGCACGGGCTTCGTCTACTCGTGCAGCGCCGAcgcgccgcagccgctggTCGCGGGatgcggcggccacggcgtgcCCCTGTCGCTCGTCATCGAGGGACCCTCGGGCGAGGAAATTTCCCgcaccgacgccggctcgTTTCAATACCTCGAAGGACCCGGGGACGCCCTTGCGCGGACGGGCAAGATGATGGCTAAGcacgacgctgccgccgccacggccgccggaCCGCAGGACCATGAGCCGAGCGTCTCGcccaagacggccgacgcccCGATGGcgcccgagccggccgcgAGCGGCGGCTACGACtactcgccgccgcagggcCAGTACGCCAACGACTTCCcgcagggcggcggcgacatgaTGTCGAGCTATCGGAGCGCAAACTTCACCACCGACCCTCACTACCACCACCGacggtcgacgccggcctggAGCGGCTACGGCGGTCCCCTCGGCAGCACGGGAaggtcgacgccgctcgACCACGGGCGGCCGAGCTTAACGCCACTacccatggcgacggcgccggcgccggcgagcggcggcgccccGCAGCTTATCCGCACGAGCACAATCGCCAACGGGACCGCCTCCAGCGGCCCCTACCACTCCATGTCGCTCTACTCGAGCAAGGCCGTCCTCAAGATCCACGGCAAGCTCGACTCGATGGCTGAGAACTGGACGCAGGAGGAGTGGGACAACCGCCggcgcatcgtcgtcttccgcAAGACGCAGACAGGCTCGACGCTCTCGACGACGTTCGGCGCCGTCTCGGTCAACGAGCGGCCGCCCAACAGCATCTGCGTCTCGTGCATCTGGTGGGCCGAGAAGTCAGAGTGCTACGTGACGTCGGTCGACACGATCCacctcctcgagcagctcgtggCGGCGCCGAACCGCTTcagcgtcgaggagaagaacCGGATCCGCCGAAACCTCGAGGGCTTCCGGCCCATGACGGTGTCCAAGGCGAAGCCGGACAGCGAGGAATTCTTCAAGATCATCATGGGCTTCCCGAACCCCAAGCCGCGCAACATCGAGAAGGACGTCAAGGTCTTCCCCTGGAAGATCCTCGAGCCGGCGCTCAAGAAGATCATCGGCAAGTACAGCGCCAGCCCGAGCAGCaccctgccgccgacgagcatgaTGACGCCCGTGAGCGCCGCGCCGTACGCaccgctgccgacgccgcccggcCAGGGCATGGCGTCGCAGCAGAGCCTCCCGCCCCATCACGGCGACGCCCAGGGCCAGTACGCCGTCCACGGCGGCCACCACGATTCCATCCCTTCGCCGAGGTCGCTTTCCGGCTCGCAGGCGTCCTGGACCCCGtacacgacgacggcgggctactcgacgtcggccgcgcgCACCATGAGCCCGAACATGCGCAACGCCAGCCCCCAGcagcacccgccgccgccgatgcgcATCAACACGAATGCGTTGCCGGCCGTGAGTACCTACGACGCGAGGGCCGTGTCCGGCGGCACCTACGGCACCGGCGGTCTGCACACGCCCATCAGCCAtcacccgtcgtcggccgcgacgccgccCCGATGGGACGCCACCTCGGCGAGTTATCCCGACGGCTACCCTGGCCTCTCAGCCCACCATGCGCAAGCGGGCGCGCCGGTCTATGGCGCTAACGCCTACGGGGACGGTGCGCCGCGCGCTTGA
- a CDS encoding carbonic anhydrase, whose amino-acid sequence MLPARLASRSLLRTVAPRPTSVRRTAVTESRLRRLGSGCCQPPKSPANPPTNHPTDHPTDHPTDHPTDHPTNHPTDHPTNHPTNPPTNPPAKPIPSLTKPSSFFDFNAMASDAHKRPSSPEEVSEYLRETHERLFQNNRAWAADKAEKDPGYFARLAAGQSPEYLWIGCSDSRIPAEQITGLEPGEAFIHRNIANLVCNTDLNVMSVINYAVRHLGVKHIIVCGHYGCGGVKAAMTPKDLGLLNPWLRNIRDVYRLHEDELDVIEGEEKRYERLVELNVVEQCRNIIKTAAIQQSYAKNKYPIVHGWVFDFHNGLLKDLKIDFQATLKKVQKLYNLED is encoded by the coding sequence ATGCTCcccgctcgcctcgcctctcgCTCTCTCCTGCGAACCGTCGCTCCTCGACCCACCTCGGTAAGACGAACAGCTGTGACGGAGAGCCGCCTtcgtcgcctcggcagcggctgTTGCCAACCTCCAAAGTCTCCTGCAAACCCTCCTACAAACCATCCGACAGACCATCCTACAGACCATCCTACAGACCATCCTACAGACCATCCTACAAACCATCCTACAGACCATCCTACAAACCATCCTACAAACCCTCCTACAAACCCTCCTGCCAAGCCTATCCCTTCCTTGACGAAGCCATCTTCCTTCTTCGACTTCAACGCCATGGCCTCGGACGCACACAAACGCCCCTCGTCTCCCGAGGAGGTTTCGGAATACCTCCGGGAAACGCACGAACGGCTCTTCCAGAACAACCGCGCCTGGGCCGCTGACAAGGCGGAAAAGGACCCCGGCTACtttgctcgcctcgccgccggccagtCCCCCGAGTATCTTTGGATCGGCTGCTCCGACTCACGCATCCCTGCCGAGCAAATCACCGGTCTCGAGCCGGGCGAGGCCTTCATCCACCGCAACATTGCCAACCTGGTGTGCAACACGGACCTGAACGTTATGAGCGTCATCAACTACGCCGTCCGCCACCTCGGTGTCAAGCACATCATCGTCTGCGGCCACTACGGCTGCGGCGGTGtcaaggcggccatgacgcccAAGGATCTCGGCCTGCTGAACCCCTGGCTGCGGAACATCCGCGACGTCTACCGCCtgcacgaggacgagctggacgtcatcgagggcgaggagaagcggtacgagcgcctcgtcgagctcaacgtcgtcgagcagtGCCGCAACATCATCAAGACGGCCGCCATCCAGCAGTCGTACGCGAAGAACAAGTATCCCATCGTCCACGGCTGGGTCTTTGACTTTCACAACGGCCTGCTCAAGGACCTCAAGATTGACTTCCAGGCGACGCTGAAGAAGGTGCAGAAGCTGTACAACCTCGAGGATTGA